AGCCGCGGGCGTAAGCCGGTGGTCCACACCGGCCGGGGGCGCCGAACGGCACCCCCGGCCGGTGTGGCCGTTCTCGCCCGGTTCCCCGTGCCCCATGAAATGGCCGCAGGCCTTTCAGGGGCGCGGGGAACTGCGCGAGAAGCCCCCCGGACGGACGTCTGGGGGTCGAAGGGGCGCAGCCCCTTCAGGATGGGACGGGTAGGGGCGGCGGGGGCCACACAAATCCTGTCGAGCCCCCACCGGCTTCGATGTACGGTTCTGATGTTGCCGCCCGGCCTACGGGTGGGCCATCTATCCCGTACCGGCGGGTGAACCGGATACACACATGTACGTGGGGACTCTGTCCTTCGATCTCCTCCTCGGCGACGTACGGTCACTGAAGGAGAAGCGCTCCGTCGTCCGCCCCATCGTGGCCGAGCTCCACCGCAAGTTCGCGGTGAGCGTGGCGGAGGTCGACCATATGGATCTGCACCGCAGGGCCGTGATCGGCCTGGCCGTGGTCTCCGGCGACACGGGGCACCTGACCGACGTACTGGACCGGTGCGAACGGCTGGTCGCCGCACGTCCCGAGGTGGAGCTGCTGTCGGTACGGCGGCGCCTGCACGGCGACGACGACTGAAGCGGCGGCGCGGGGACAGTTGAACAAGCAGTAGTCACGCAGAACGAGCTAGGAGACGGACCAGTGGCCGACAACGCGCGTGCCAAGAGGCTGGCGGACCTCATCCGAGAGGTGGTGGCCCAGAAGCTGCTGCGCGGGATCAAGGACCCGCGGCTCGGCTCCCACGTCACCATCACGGACACCCGGGTCACCGGGGACCTGCGGGAGGCGACCGTCTTCTACACGGTGTACGGGGACGACGAGGAGCGGGCGGCCGCCGCCGCGGGGCTGGAGAGCGCCAAGGGCGTCCTCCGTTCCGAGGTCGGCCGTGCCGCCGGTGTGAAGTTCACGCCGACGCTCACCTTCGTGGCCGACGCCCTCCCGGACACCGCCAAGACCATCGACGACCTCCTCGACAAGGCGCGGGCCTCGGACGCCCAGGTGCGCGAGAGCGCCTCGGGTGCCAAGTACGCCGGCGAGGCCGACCCGTACCGCAAGCCGGGCGAGGACGACGACGCCGCCGCCGACGAGGATGCCGCCGCCGAATGACCCAGCAGCGCCAGAACACCACGCCCGACGGCCTTGTCATCGTCGACAAGCCGTCGGGCTTCACTTCGCACGATGTCGTCGCCAAGATGCGGGGCATCGCCCGGACCCGGCGGGTCGGGCACGCGGGGACGCTCGACCCGATGGCCACCGGCGTGCTCGTCCTGGGGGTGGAGAAGGCGACCAAGCTCCTCGGTCACCTCGCGCTCACGGAGAAGGAGTACCTCGGCACCATCCGGCTCGGGCAGACGACGGTCACCGACGACGCCGAGGGCGAGATCACGGCGTCGGTCGACGCGTCGAAGGTCACCCGGGACGCGGTCGACGCCGGTGTGGCCGAGCTGACCGGCCGGATCATGCAGGTGCCGTCCAAGGTCAGCGCCATCAAGATCGACGGCGTGCGGTCGTACAAACGGGCCCGCGACGGCGAGGACTTCGAGATCCCCGCCCGGCCCGTGACCATCTCCTCCTTCGCCGTGTACGACGTCCGCGAGGGCGTCGCCGAGGACGGCACCCCCGTTCTCGACCTGGTGGTGTCGGTGGTGTGCTCCTCCGGGACGTACATCCGGGCCCTCGCCCGTGATCTGGGCGCGGGCCTCGGAGTCGGCGGCCACCTCACGGCGCTGCGCCGCACGCGCGTCGGCCCCTACAAGCTGGACTCCGCGCGGACCCTCGACCAGCTCCAGGAGGAGTTGACCGTCATGCCGGTCGCCGACGCCGCCGCGGCCGCGTTCCCCCGCTGGGACGTGGATGACAAGCGCGCTCGGCTCCTGCTGAACGGAGTCCGCCTGGACATGCCGGAGGAGTACACGGACCAGGGTGCCACCGCCGTCTTCGACCCCACGGGCCGCTTCCTGGCCCTGGTCGAAAGCCACAAGGGCAAGGCGAAGAGCCTGGCCGTCTTCGGCTGACTTCCGGCTGACTTCGGCTGGGTTCCAGGGGGCTCTGCGGGCATTCGAGCGCGCGGGGCCCTGCGGGCTTTGTGGGCGATGGGCGCTGCGGGTATTTCAGGGGCGCGGGCAACTGCGGGTTTTCCAGGGGCGCAGGGAACTGCGCGATCAGCCGCGCACGACCCGCACCCGCAGAACCCAGCGCGAAGACCTGAGTTGTCAGGCGGGGCTCAGGGGCGCAGCCCTTGGCCGGGCCGGTGACGTAGGCACCCGGCACCCCACGGCTCGACCCGGCGGAGCGTGGAGCGGCGGTCACGGGGTAGCTGTTCCCGCCGCTCCACGGTCCCCCCTCGGTTCCCCCACCCAGAGGTGTATCCATCTGCTCGGGGCTATTCACCCCTACGTGCAGGCGCTCGGAGTGAACCGAGGGAGCGGAAGGGGGCGCGTTCGCCACGTGATCTGTTCCGCTGATCTTCACGTGCCTACCGTCGGAACACAGGTACGACGGGGAGGTCAGGACATGGTGGTACGGGGCCGTCGGGCGACCGACGACGGCCGCCGGGCGGCGCGGGACGAAGTCCTGGTGCGGGTCGGCGACCTGGCGGGACGACCACGCGGCACGGGCTTCGTCGCCGACCACCACGGCACGGTCGTCACCAGCCACGAGGCGGTGGACGGGCTGGCCCGGATCGTGGTGCACGCCACCGGCGACCGTGTCTGCGTGGTGACGTCCGACGCGGTCACCCCGCTGCCCGCCCTCGATCTCGCGCTCATCCGCACCCAGGGCCTGTGCGTGGACCCGCTGCCCTTCGCCTTGCGGGACGAGGTCGAGACGGGCGCGTACGTCCGTATCGCGGCCGGCGGCTGGCGCGAGGCACGGGTCCTGGGCACGGCGGACGTCACGTACACCGCGACCGACGGCTTCCATCTGCTGCGCGGCGCCCTGGAGTTGGCGATCGGCACCGCCGGGAGCGAGGCGCTCCGGCTGGGCGGGGGCGCGGCCGGGGGACCCGTGCTCGACATGACCACGGGCGCCGTACTGGGCGTCCTCGGCACCGCCCTGGAGGCACAGCACCGGGCCACCGGCTTCGCCGTGCCCCTGCGCGGCTGGCGGGCCGAACAGCCACTGGCCGAACTGCTCGCACGCAACGCGGCGACCGTACCGGCGTACGGGACGGATCTGAACCTGGCGGGGGTGCTGGAGCTCACGGCCACGACGGTGGGCTCGGACGGGCCGGGCGCCGGTGCCGGGGCCGTGGCGGCGGCCGGCGCCGATCCCGTCGAACGAGTCGACGTCGTACGGGAGTTCACCGCCTTCGCCGAGGGTCCCGCCACCGTTCTCGGTCTCGTCGGCCCGCCCGGCAGCGGCCGTACGACGGAACTGGCCGCCCTCGCCGCCCGACGCGGCCGGGGCTCCGCCCCCGCCCCCACGCTCTGGCTCCGCGGCGCCGACCTCCTCTCCGCCGACACCTCCGTGGCGGACGCGGCCCGACGCGCCCTGGAACGGGCGGGACGGATCGTGGCGGCCTCCGCGTCGGCATCGGCGGCATCAGTGGCATCGGCGGCGGGGTCGGGCGCGGGGAGTTCGGGGGAGTGGGGCGCTTCGCCGGATCCGGGCGACGCCGGTGGGTGGGGCGGGTCTGGGCGTGCCGGACGCGCCGCCGGTTCCGCTGACGCGAGGTGGGCCACCGGGACGGATGGGCCGCCGGGATCGGTCGGGACCGCCGGGGGCGGGGTGGAGGACGGGTTCGCCGCGTCGGGCGGGTGGGCCGCGTCGGACTTCTCGGCCGCCTTCGCCGCGTCCGCGGGTGCCCACGGCGGTGAGGGCTCCTCGGCAGGGGTTGCGGGAGAGGGGGCGGCCGGGGTCGAACGGCCGTGCCTGCCCGGTCGCTACCAGGGTGAGTTGGGGGACATCCGGCCGGAGCGGCTCGCGCGGCTCGCGGGGGCGGAGGGACGCCCGCTGCTGTTGCTGCTCGACGGGCCCGAGGAGATGCCGCCGACGCTCGCGCACCGACTGGCCGAGTGGACCGCGGGCACGGTCGAATGGCTGCGCGCGAACGGAGCCCGGCTCGTGGTGGCCTGCCGCGCCGAGTACTGGGAGCGGGCCGGGGCGCACTTCCCCGCGGAGCTGCTGCACGGGGAGGCTCCCGGCGCGCAGGAGCAGCTGCTGCCCGCCTGTGTGCGCCTGGGCGACCTGACCGAGAGCGAGGCCCGGCGGGCCCGCCTGCGGTACGGCATCCCCGAGGACGCGCTCACCGCCGCGGACGCCCGCCACCCCCTCACCCTGCGCCTCCTGTCCGAGATCCGAGCGGCCCTGCCGACCCCCTCGCACGGCGGGCCCGACGAGGACGCCGCCTCCGCCGGACCACCGGACGAGCACCTGACCGGGACGGCCGCACGGACCACGGGGCCCGACGAAGAGCCGGAGCCCCGGGTTCAGGCCGACGGCCTTGGCCCGGACACCCAGGACCCGACCGATTCCGCGTACCACCGCCTCCGCCCCCCACGCTCGGCCGCCGAGCCCCCGCAGCCCAAGCACCCGACGACGACCGCCTACACCTCCGGCCCCGCTGCGCACGCTTCCGACCCCGCCCCACACGCTTCCGGCTCCGCTGCGCATGCCGCGGGCTGTGCTGCGCACGCTTCTGGCAGTACGCACACTTCTGGCTGTGCTGCGCATGCCTCCGGTCCCACCCCGCATGCCTCCGGCTCTGCTGCGCATGCCTCCGGTCCCACCCCGCATGCCTCCGGCTCTGCTGCGCATGCTTCCGGTGCTGCTGCGCATGCCGCTGGCTCCGCTGCGCATGCCTCCGGCCCCACCCCACATGCCCCTGGCCCGGCTACGCCCGCCTCCGGCCCAACCCCACACCCCTCCGGCGCCCCCACCTCACCCCCCACCTCCTCGGCCCGCCCCGGGAGGGACGACGTGTTGGGGGGCTATCTGGATCTGATGTGTCTGCGGGTCGCCGTGCGGCTTGCCGCGGTGAACGGGGTGCGAGGGGCGGCCGTGCGGCGGCTGGCGGCGCAGGTGTCGGGGCAGGTGCACGAGGCCGCCCGGCGGTGTCTCGGCCCCGGGCAGGGGGAGTTGGACCGGGCGGCGTTCGAAGCCGTCTTCCCCTGGGGCCCCGTGCCGGGACGGCGGCTCGGCGGCACCACCGGCTGGGCCTCCGCCGTGCTCACCGAGGGCCTGCTCGTCCCGGCCGGCGACGGCTACCGCTTCGCCCACGAGGAACTCGCCGACTGGATCCAGGGCGCACACCTGGACCTCGACGCCGCCCTGCACGCGCTGGTGCACCACGGCTGGGTCGCCCAGGCCGAGTCACGGCGGGGCTGGGGCACGATGCCCTCGGAGGCCCGCGTGCGCAGGCAGGCCCGCCGGGCCACCCGCAACCTCCCCGTGCCCCGCCACCGTATCGGCCCCGTCGTCCACGCCCTGCTCCTCCTCGGCCGGCAGCAGGGCCCCACCGAACTCGCCGGACGCCTGGAGGAGTTGCTCGACGCCCTGGACGCCCTGCTGCCCCCGGGCACCCCGGCCCCCGACGACCCCACCTGGTGGGCCACCCGTCTCCTGGCCGAGGTCCTGCTCCGGGTGCCCGACGCGACGCCGTACACCAGGGTGCTGCGGTTCCTCACCGAACGGATCGGCGCCTGGCGGGCCCAGGGCCGAGGCGTGCCGGCCGAGTTCGGGCCGGACTTCTGGGCCTCGCTGCCCCTGCCCGAGGCGGAACGGTTCGACCTGCTGCGACGCCTGGTCGTGGCCGACCCCGCCACCGGCGAGGGGCCCCGCTATCTGGATGCGGTCTCCCGGCTGCTCGCGGCCGACCCCGCCGCCGTACAACCGCTGCTCACCCGCTGGTTCCCCGACGACACCCCCTTGGTCGCGACCCCGGACGCCACCGTGGCGACGGCCGCGCAGGCGCTGCTGCACACCCATCGCCGCTCCGCCCTGGACGAGCTGACCGAGGCACTCGTCGACAGCGCGCACCGACGTGGCGACGAGCTCCTCGCCGTACTGTCCGAGGAGGAGCCTTCCGCGGTGTGCCGGGCCGTCGACCGCTGGGCGCACGACGACCGTCCGGCCCGGCGCGTCGCGGGGCTCGCGTACGCGCTGCGGACCGCTCCGCACGTGCGCACGGACGCCGACCGTGAGCTCCTGCGCTACGCGGCACTCGCCCTCCTGGGCCGCCCCGCCGACGTCACCCTGCACAGTGGCGCGCTCGCCCTGCTCGTACGGGATCCGCTGACCAGGCAGCGGTATCTGCCGCAGGCGCTGGAACGCTTCGCGGCCGGTGACCCGCAGCTGCCCGCGAGCGCCGTGGTCACCGCTCTCGCCACCGACCCGGACCCGGTCCTGGACGCCTTCCGCGCGCGGCTGCGCACGCCGGGCGCCGAGGGCTCGGACGGAGAGGCCCTGCGTACGCTCGCCGAGGTCACCACGCCCGGCCTCGCGCGCCGCGTCACCACCCTCGTACGGGAGGTCGTCGCACAGCGCCCCGAGGTGGCCGGGCACGTCGCGGTGTACGTCGACCGCAGACTGGAACACGGCCCGGGCACCCGCGCCGTACTGTTTCCGCTGGTCAGCGGCCTCATCGTCGACGGTCCCGTCCAGGTGCGCGCGGCCCTCGCGGCCGTCTTCGCCGAGCCCGGAACCCCCGTCTCCGGCCCGCTGCGGCGCGAACTGCTCGACCTGCTGATGGCGACCGAGCGGGACCCGTCCGTTCTGGACGCCCTGCTGCGGGCGGTCGTCGCGGGCACGACGGATAGGGCGGGTTCGAGCGAGGGTGAGGGCGCGGGCGGGGGGAGGGGCGCGGCCGTCCGGGTGCTGGTCCACCGGATCGGCCTGCTGCTCGTCCGTACGCCCGAAGGCGCCACCCGATTCGACTGGGCGCTCGTCGACCTGGCCCGCCACGTGCCCGGTTTCGCGGAGCTGGTGGCTGGGTGGCTCAATGGCACGCCCCAGGAATGGGCGGCGGTGGTCGGCCCCAGCACGCGTCGGATGATCGAGAACCTGGCGGGGTTGCCGGGCGTGCGGGTGCCCGCGTGAGCAGGGAAGCTCCTACGGGGTCGCGGGCCGGGATCCGTGCTCCCGGTCACAGGCCGGATGCCGATGCGGGCGGAGAGCACCGGGCATGGCACCCTTAGACCTGCGCAAGGTAAGGCGTCAATACGGACACGGGTTCGACGAGGAGCGGTCACAGTGCAGCGCTGGCGTGGCTTGGAGGACATCCCCGAGGACTGGGGGCGCAGCGTCGTCACCATCGGTTCCTACGACGGGGTGCACCGCGGGCACCAGCTGATCCTCCGGCACGCCGTGGAACGCGCGCGTGAGCTGGGCGTTCCCTCCGTCGCCGTCACCTTCGACCCGCACCCCAGCGAGGTCGTGCGCCCCGGCACACACCCCCCGCTACTCGCCCCGCACCACCGCCGCGCCGAACTGATGGCCGAGCTGGGTGTGGACGCGGTCCTGATCCTGCCCTTCACGACGGAGTTCTCACGGCTGTCCCCGGCCGACTTCGTCGTCAAGGTGCTGGTCGACAAGCTGCACGCCAAGGCCGTCGTCGAGGGCCCCAACTTCCGCTTCGGACACAAGGCGGCCGGGGACGTGGCGTTCCTGGCCGAGCAGGGCAAGACGTACGACTTCGACGTCGAGGTGGTCGACCTGTTCGTCACCGGCGAGGCGGGCGGCGGTCAGCCGTTCTCCTCGACGCTGACCCGGCGGCTGGTCGGCGAGGGTGATGTCGAGGGAGCGGGCGAGATCCTCGGCCGTCCGCACCGCGTCGAGGGCGTCGTCGTACGCGGCGCCCAGCGCGGCCGTGAGCTGGGCTTCCCGACGGCCAACGTCGAGACGCTCCCGCACACCGCGATCCCCGCCGACGGCGTCTACGCCGGCTGGCTGCACGTCGCCGGCGAGGCCATGCCCGCCGCGATCTCCGTCGGCACCAACCCGCAGTTCGACGGCACCGAGCGCACGGTCGAGGCGTACGCCATCGACCGCGTCGGCCTCGACCTCTACGGCCTCCACGTCGCCGTCGACTTCCTCGCCTTCGTGCGCGGCCAGGCGAAGTTCGACTCGTTGGAGGCGCTCCTCGTCGCGATGGGCGAGGACGTCAAGAAGTGCCGGGAGCTGATCGGGGCGCACGAGGCGCAGTAGCCGCCGGGTCTTGGACGCGTCCGTAGCCGCCGGGCCCTGAGGCATCCGTCCGTATGTGCCCGAAGCACGGCAGAGGGCCCGTACCGTCCACGATCCGTGAACGGTACGGGCCCTCAGCCGTCTCGTCGTGCGGTTACTGCTGCGGCGGTGCCGGCGGGTAGGGCTGCTGCCCCTGCTGCGGCGGGTACGGCTGGCCCGGGCCGGGCTGGCCGGGCTGGCCGGGCTGGCCGTAGGGCCCCGGGGCCTGACCGGGGGCCGGCTGACCCGGGTAGGGCTGGGGCTGGCCGGGGTAGGGCTGCTGGCCCTGCTGCGGCGGGTACGGCTGGCCCTGTTGCTGCTGCGGCGGATAGGGCTGACCCGGTGTCTGCTGACCCGGCATCGGCGGGGCGACGACCGGTGGCGGGTTGCCGTCCGACGTCCACAGGCCGTGCGACTGCTGGTGCCGGGCGATGTCCTCGGCGACCATCGCGGCGAGCGTGAAGTACGCCTCCCGCACCTTCGGTCGCATCATGTCGAGGTCCAACTCGGCGCCCGCGGAGAGGTGTTCGTCGAACGGCACGACCACGACCCCTCGGCAGCGCGTCTCGAAGTGGGAGACGATGTCCTCCACCTTGATCATCTTGCCGGTCTCGCGCACTCCCGAGATGACCGTGAGGGACCGGGCCACCAGGTCCTGGTACCCGTGCGCGGAGAGCCAGTCCAGGGTCGTACTGGCGCTGCTCGCACCGTCCACGGACGGCGTCGAGATGATGATCAGCTGATCGGCCAGGTCGAGCACCCCACGCATCGCGCTGTAGAGCAGACCGGTGCCCGAGTCGGTGAGGATGATCGGGTACTGCTTGCCGAGA
This genomic stretch from Streptomyces deccanensis harbors:
- a CDS encoding DUF503 domain-containing protein, yielding MYVGTLSFDLLLGDVRSLKEKRSVVRPIVAELHRKFAVSVAEVDHMDLHRRAVIGLAVVSGDTGHLTDVLDRCERLVAARPEVELLSVRRRLHGDDD
- the rbfA gene encoding 30S ribosome-binding factor RbfA, encoding MADNARAKRLADLIREVVAQKLLRGIKDPRLGSHVTITDTRVTGDLREATVFYTVYGDDEERAAAAAGLESAKGVLRSEVGRAAGVKFTPTLTFVADALPDTAKTIDDLLDKARASDAQVRESASGAKYAGEADPYRKPGEDDDAAADEDAAAE
- the truB gene encoding tRNA pseudouridine(55) synthase TruB, whose product is MTQQRQNTTPDGLVIVDKPSGFTSHDVVAKMRGIARTRRVGHAGTLDPMATGVLVLGVEKATKLLGHLALTEKEYLGTIRLGQTTVTDDAEGEITASVDASKVTRDAVDAGVAELTGRIMQVPSKVSAIKIDGVRSYKRARDGEDFEIPARPVTISSFAVYDVREGVAEDGTPVLDLVVSVVCSSGTYIRALARDLGAGLGVGGHLTALRRTRVGPYKLDSARTLDQLQEELTVMPVADAAAAAFPRWDVDDKRARLLLNGVRLDMPEEYTDQGATAVFDPTGRFLALVESHKGKAKSLAVFG
- a CDS encoding trypsin-like peptidase domain-containing protein codes for the protein MVVRGRRATDDGRRAARDEVLVRVGDLAGRPRGTGFVADHHGTVVTSHEAVDGLARIVVHATGDRVCVVTSDAVTPLPALDLALIRTQGLCVDPLPFALRDEVETGAYVRIAAGGWREARVLGTADVTYTATDGFHLLRGALELAIGTAGSEALRLGGGAAGGPVLDMTTGAVLGVLGTALEAQHRATGFAVPLRGWRAEQPLAELLARNAATVPAYGTDLNLAGVLELTATTVGSDGPGAGAGAVAAAGADPVERVDVVREFTAFAEGPATVLGLVGPPGSGRTTELAALAARRGRGSAPAPTLWLRGADLLSADTSVADAARRALERAGRIVAASASASAASVASAAGSGAGSSGEWGASPDPGDAGGWGGSGRAGRAAGSADARWATGTDGPPGSVGTAGGGVEDGFAASGGWAASDFSAAFAASAGAHGGEGSSAGVAGEGAAGVERPCLPGRYQGELGDIRPERLARLAGAEGRPLLLLLDGPEEMPPTLAHRLAEWTAGTVEWLRANGARLVVACRAEYWERAGAHFPAELLHGEAPGAQEQLLPACVRLGDLTESEARRARLRYGIPEDALTAADARHPLTLRLLSEIRAALPTPSHGGPDEDAASAGPPDEHLTGTAARTTGPDEEPEPRVQADGLGPDTQDPTDSAYHRLRPPRSAAEPPQPKHPTTTAYTSGPAAHASDPAPHASGSAAHAAGCAAHASGSTHTSGCAAHASGPTPHASGSAAHASGPTPHASGSAAHASGAAAHAAGSAAHASGPTPHAPGPATPASGPTPHPSGAPTSPPTSSARPGRDDVLGGYLDLMCLRVAVRLAAVNGVRGAAVRRLAAQVSGQVHEAARRCLGPGQGELDRAAFEAVFPWGPVPGRRLGGTTGWASAVLTEGLLVPAGDGYRFAHEELADWIQGAHLDLDAALHALVHHGWVAQAESRRGWGTMPSEARVRRQARRATRNLPVPRHRIGPVVHALLLLGRQQGPTELAGRLEELLDALDALLPPGTPAPDDPTWWATRLLAEVLLRVPDATPYTRVLRFLTERIGAWRAQGRGVPAEFGPDFWASLPLPEAERFDLLRRLVVADPATGEGPRYLDAVSRLLAADPAAVQPLLTRWFPDDTPLVATPDATVATAAQALLHTHRRSALDELTEALVDSAHRRGDELLAVLSEEEPSAVCRAVDRWAHDDRPARRVAGLAYALRTAPHVRTDADRELLRYAALALLGRPADVTLHSGALALLVRDPLTRQRYLPQALERFAAGDPQLPASAVVTALATDPDPVLDAFRARLRTPGAEGSDGEALRTLAEVTTPGLARRVTTLVREVVAQRPEVAGHVAVYVDRRLEHGPGTRAVLFPLVSGLIVDGPVQVRAALAAVFAEPGTPVSGPLRRELLDLLMATERDPSVLDALLRAVVAGTTDRAGSSEGEGAGGGRGAAVRVLVHRIGLLLVRTPEGATRFDWALVDLARHVPGFAELVAGWLNGTPQEWAAVVGPSTRRMIENLAGLPGVRVPA
- a CDS encoding bifunctional riboflavin kinase/FAD synthetase — protein: MQRWRGLEDIPEDWGRSVVTIGSYDGVHRGHQLILRHAVERARELGVPSVAVTFDPHPSEVVRPGTHPPLLAPHHRRAELMAELGVDAVLILPFTTEFSRLSPADFVVKVLVDKLHAKAVVEGPNFRFGHKAAGDVAFLAEQGKTYDFDVEVVDLFVTGEAGGGQPFSSTLTRRLVGEGDVEGAGEILGRPHRVEGVVVRGAQRGRELGFPTANVETLPHTAIPADGVYAGWLHVAGEAMPAAISVGTNPQFDGTERTVEAYAIDRVGLDLYGLHVAVDFLAFVRGQAKFDSLEALLVAMGEDVKKCRELIGAHEAQ